A window of the Danio aesculapii chromosome 10, fDanAes4.1, whole genome shotgun sequence genome harbors these coding sequences:
- the nudcd3 gene encoding nudC domain-containing protein 3: protein MSSPVEMTELYDNALLGILQHVGNVQNFLQVYFGFLYRKTDFYRLLSGPHDRMGFPPGAAEQMVFKTFKLFEKLAEQDRERTVKLTEEKSAAAPPAVQELELQSEPQESRETEDHTAASASSSASSAAAAASSTDESRNTPDDNSSGAEKTADADKDKIPQANADSYNGAVREKYTWSQDYTDVEVRVHVEPDIIKGRQVCVDLQSSRVCVSVADGGSQKVLMDGEFTHRINTENSLWSLEPGRCVLLSLSKCSEVWWSAVLKGETEIDVNQINRERSMATVDEEEHAVLDRLTFDYHQKLQGKPQSHEMKVHDMLKKGWNAEGSPFKGQEFDPSMFNIPPSAVQF, encoded by the exons ATGTCTTCCCCCGTGGAGATGACGGAGCTCTATGATAACGCTCTGTTAGGGATCCTGCAGCACGTCGGAAACGTCCAGAACTTCCTGCAGGTTTATTTCGGTTTCCTCTACCGAAAGACGGACTTCTACCGGCTGCTGAGCGGACCACACGACCGCATGGGCTTCCCCCCCGGAGCCGCCGAGCAGATGGTCTTCAAG ACATTTAAGCTGTTTGAGAAGCTGGCGGAGCAGGACCGCGAGAGAACAGTCAAACTGACGGAGGAGAAAAGCGCAGCAGCTCCACCTGCTGTTCAGGAGCTGGAGCTTCAGTCAGAGCCGCAGGAGAGCAGAGAAACAGAAGACCACACTGCAGCATCAGCCTCTTCATCAGCCTCTTCAGCAGCAGCTGCAGCATCTTCAACAGATGAGAGCAGAAACACTCCAGATGACAACAGCAGCGGCGCAGAGAAAACAGCAGATGCAGACAAAGACAAAAT TCCTCAGGCTAACGCTGACAGCTACAACGGCGCTGTGCGGGAAAAGTACACCTGGTCTCAGGATTACACTGATGTGGAGGTGCGGGTGCACGTGGAGCCAGACATCATTAAAGGCagacag gTGTGTGTAGATCTCCAGTCATCAAGAGTGTGTGTCTCCGTGGCTGATGGAGGATCACAGAAGGTGCTGATGGATGGTGAATTCACACACAGGATCAACACGGAGAACTCTCTGTGGAGTCTGGAACCCGGCCGCTGTGTTCTG CTTTCTCTCAGTAAGTGCAGTGAGGTCTGGTGGAGCGCCGTGCTGAAGGGTGAAACTGAAATCGACGTTAACCAGATTAATCGAGAGCGATCCATGGCCACGGTGGATGAAGAGGAGCATGCGGTGCTGGACCGACTGACATTCGACTACCACCAGAAACTGCAGGGGAAACCGCAGAGCCACGAGatg AAAGTGCACGATATGCTGAAGAAAGGCTGGAACGCTGAAGGATCTCCGTTTAAAGGACAAGAGTTTGACCCATCCATGTTCAACATCCCGCCCAGCGCTGTCCAGTTCTGA